A genomic window from Megalobrama amblycephala isolate DHTTF-2021 linkage group LG2, ASM1881202v1, whole genome shotgun sequence includes:
- the si:zfos-943e10.1 gene encoding GRAM domain-containing protein 2B isoform X3 translates to MDSEKDPSHMDTVVCEDLGSYAVDAGTIPGKVKKGKTKTKLGSRKALSLEENQLEIQQQTKSLSRPVLPRSHTLDVDRPLERSESLNSRSSFIKHNKTFHKLFPEIPESEDLLHAYICALQKEVPYHGRLYITDSNLCFFSSVLLKDTKVVVPVSSVSVLKKQNTALLVPNAISVRTADGEKYLFVSLRNREGCYKLLRSICPQLEDRSANSSPLFSSAENSFDQPKLVQNSSQSSLDDSFEVDGGRVSPQPELPASRLTRESAAAGANPSTSRSLQEREHSSTEEHTGSSWVWNVTDRARSLLIQREVSNLNTLLLVYLILVFLLLLSSGYIGLRIVALEEQLTSLGALPEFTLQSGYKET, encoded by the exons ATGGATAGCGAGAAGGACCCGAGCCACATGGACACGGTTGTGTGTGAGGATTTGGGAAG CTATGCGGTGGACGCCGGGACGATCCCCGGGAAGGTGAAGAAGGGGAAGACGAAAACTAAACTGGGAAGTAGGAAAGCTTTGAGCTTGGAGGAAAACCAGCTCGAGATTCAACAGCAGACCAAGAGCCTGAGCCGGCCGGTCCTGCCCAG GTCTCACACTCTGGATGTGGACAGACCTCTGGAGCGAAGCGAAAGCCTGAACTCTAGAAGT AGTTTCAtaaagcacaacaaaacattccACAAACTCTTCCCAGAAATCCCAGAAAGTGAGGACTTGCTACATG ccTACATCTGTGCGCTGCAGAAGGAAGTGCCTTATCACGGCCGTCTGTACATCACCGACAGCAACCTGTGCTTCTTCTCCTCTGTGCTGCTCAAGGACACCAAG GTGGTCGTTCCCGTCTCCAGCGTGAGCGTCCTGAAGAAGCAGAACACCGCGCTGCTCGTGCCCAACGCCATCTCTGTCCGGACGGCCGACGGGGAGAAG TATTTGTTCGTGTCTCTGAGGAACAGAGAAGGGTGTTACAAGCTCCTGCGCTCCATCTGTCCTCAGCTAGAG GACAGAAGTGCCAACAGCAGCCCTCTCTTCTCCTCGGCCGAGAACAGCTTCGATCAGCCCAAACTCGTG CAGAACTCGAGTCAGTCGAGTCTGGATGACTCTTTCGAGGTGGACGGGGGACGAGTTTCTCCTCAGCCGGAGCTTCCTGCCTCCAGACTCACACGAG AGAGCGCTGCTGCTGGAGCGAACCCGAGCACGAGCAGATCACTGCAGGAGCGAGAGCACAGCTCCACTGAAGAGCACACGG GAAGTTCATGGGTTTGGAACGTGACGGACAGGGCTCGATCTCTCCTGATCCAGAGGGAAGTCAGCAACCTCAACACGCTGCTCCTCGTCTACCTGATCCT GGTGTTTCTTCTCTTGTTGTCCTCTGGCTATATCGGCCTGCGTATCGTGGCCTTAGAAGAGCAGCTGACGTCTCTCGGAGCCCTTCCCGAATTCACTTTACAAAGCGG GTACAAAGAAACATAA
- the si:zfos-943e10.1 gene encoding GRAM domain-containing protein 2B isoform X2 translates to MLENKRERLKTFLRKIDESAISRIKHLMKESYAVDAGTIPGKVKKGKTKTKLGSRKALSLEENQLEIQQQTKSLSRPVLPRSHTLDVDRPLERSESLNSRSSFIKHNKTFHKLFPEIPESEDLLHAYICALQKEVPYHGRLYITDSNLCFFSSVLLKDTKVVVPVSSVSVLKKQNTALLVPNAISVRTADGEKYLFVSLRNREGCYKLLRSICPQLEDRSANSSPLFSSAENSFDQPKLVNSSQSSLDDSFEVDGGRVSPQPELPASRLTRESAAAGANPSTSRSLQEREHSSTEEHTGSSWVWNVTDRARSLLIQREVSNLNTLLLVYLILVFLLLLSSGYIGLRIVALEEQLTSLGALPEFTLQSGYKET, encoded by the exons ATGCTGGAAAATAAGAGGGAGAGATTGAAAACATTTCTGAGGAAGATCGACGAGAGCGCCATATCGCGAATCAAGCATTTAATGAAGGAGAG CTATGCGGTGGACGCCGGGACGATCCCCGGGAAGGTGAAGAAGGGGAAGACGAAAACTAAACTGGGAAGTAGGAAAGCTTTGAGCTTGGAGGAAAACCAGCTCGAGATTCAACAGCAGACCAAGAGCCTGAGCCGGCCGGTCCTGCCCAG GTCTCACACTCTGGATGTGGACAGACCTCTGGAGCGAAGCGAAAGCCTGAACTCTAGAAGT AGTTTCAtaaagcacaacaaaacattccACAAACTCTTCCCAGAAATCCCAGAAAGTGAGGACTTGCTACATG ccTACATCTGTGCGCTGCAGAAGGAAGTGCCTTATCACGGCCGTCTGTACATCACCGACAGCAACCTGTGCTTCTTCTCCTCTGTGCTGCTCAAGGACACCAAG GTGGTCGTTCCCGTCTCCAGCGTGAGCGTCCTGAAGAAGCAGAACACCGCGCTGCTCGTGCCCAACGCCATCTCTGTCCGGACGGCCGACGGGGAGAAG TATTTGTTCGTGTCTCTGAGGAACAGAGAAGGGTGTTACAAGCTCCTGCGCTCCATCTGTCCTCAGCTAGAG GACAGAAGTGCCAACAGCAGCCCTCTCTTCTCCTCGGCCGAGAACAGCTTCGATCAGCCCAAACTCGTG AACTCGAGTCAGTCGAGTCTGGATGACTCTTTCGAGGTGGACGGGGGACGAGTTTCTCCTCAGCCGGAGCTTCCTGCCTCCAGACTCACACGAG AGAGCGCTGCTGCTGGAGCGAACCCGAGCACGAGCAGATCACTGCAGGAGCGAGAGCACAGCTCCACTGAAGAGCACACGG GAAGTTCATGGGTTTGGAACGTGACGGACAGGGCTCGATCTCTCCTGATCCAGAGGGAAGTCAGCAACCTCAACACGCTGCTCCTCGTCTACCTGATCCT GGTGTTTCTTCTCTTGTTGTCCTCTGGCTATATCGGCCTGCGTATCGTGGCCTTAGAAGAGCAGCTGACGTCTCTCGGAGCCCTTCCCGAATTCACTTTACAAAGCGG GTACAAAGAAACATAA
- the si:zfos-943e10.1 gene encoding GRAM domain-containing protein 2B isoform X5, translated as MNRSLSLRLSRRYGNHVYSYAVDAGTIPGKVKKGKTKTKLGSRKALSLEENQLEIQQQTKSLSRPVLPRSHTLDVDRPLERSESLNSRSSFIKHNKTFHKLFPEIPESEDLLHAYICALQKEVPYHGRLYITDSNLCFFSSVLLKDTKVVVPVSSVSVLKKQNTALLVPNAISVRTADGEKYLFVSLRNREGCYKLLRSICPQLEDRSANSSPLFSSAENSFDQPKLVNSSQSSLDDSFEVDGGRVSPQPELPASRLTRESAAAGANPSTSRSLQEREHSSTEEHTGSSWVWNVTDRARSLLIQREVSNLNTLLLVYLILVFLLLLSSGYIGLRIVALEEQLTSLGALPEFTLQSGYKET; from the exons ATGAACAGATCTTTGAGTTTGCGATTATCTCGCAGATATGGAAATCATGTGTACAG CTATGCGGTGGACGCCGGGACGATCCCCGGGAAGGTGAAGAAGGGGAAGACGAAAACTAAACTGGGAAGTAGGAAAGCTTTGAGCTTGGAGGAAAACCAGCTCGAGATTCAACAGCAGACCAAGAGCCTGAGCCGGCCGGTCCTGCCCAG GTCTCACACTCTGGATGTGGACAGACCTCTGGAGCGAAGCGAAAGCCTGAACTCTAGAAGT AGTTTCAtaaagcacaacaaaacattccACAAACTCTTCCCAGAAATCCCAGAAAGTGAGGACTTGCTACATG ccTACATCTGTGCGCTGCAGAAGGAAGTGCCTTATCACGGCCGTCTGTACATCACCGACAGCAACCTGTGCTTCTTCTCCTCTGTGCTGCTCAAGGACACCAAG GTGGTCGTTCCCGTCTCCAGCGTGAGCGTCCTGAAGAAGCAGAACACCGCGCTGCTCGTGCCCAACGCCATCTCTGTCCGGACGGCCGACGGGGAGAAG TATTTGTTCGTGTCTCTGAGGAACAGAGAAGGGTGTTACAAGCTCCTGCGCTCCATCTGTCCTCAGCTAGAG GACAGAAGTGCCAACAGCAGCCCTCTCTTCTCCTCGGCCGAGAACAGCTTCGATCAGCCCAAACTCGTG AACTCGAGTCAGTCGAGTCTGGATGACTCTTTCGAGGTGGACGGGGGACGAGTTTCTCCTCAGCCGGAGCTTCCTGCCTCCAGACTCACACGAG AGAGCGCTGCTGCTGGAGCGAACCCGAGCACGAGCAGATCACTGCAGGAGCGAGAGCACAGCTCCACTGAAGAGCACACGG GAAGTTCATGGGTTTGGAACGTGACGGACAGGGCTCGATCTCTCCTGATCCAGAGGGAAGTCAGCAACCTCAACACGCTGCTCCTCGTCTACCTGATCCT GGTGTTTCTTCTCTTGTTGTCCTCTGGCTATATCGGCCTGCGTATCGTGGCCTTAGAAGAGCAGCTGACGTCTCTCGGAGCCCTTCCCGAATTCACTTTACAAAGCGG GTACAAAGAAACATAA
- the si:zfos-943e10.1 gene encoding GRAM domain-containing protein 2B isoform X4, with protein sequence MNRSLSLRLSRRYGNHVYSYAVDAGTIPGKVKKGKTKTKLGSRKALSLEENQLEIQQQTKSLSRPVLPRSHTLDVDRPLERSESLNSRSSFIKHNKTFHKLFPEIPESEDLLHAYICALQKEVPYHGRLYITDSNLCFFSSVLLKDTKVVVPVSSVSVLKKQNTALLVPNAISVRTADGEKYLFVSLRNREGCYKLLRSICPQLEDRSANSSPLFSSAENSFDQPKLVQNSSQSSLDDSFEVDGGRVSPQPELPASRLTRESAAAGANPSTSRSLQEREHSSTEEHTGSSWVWNVTDRARSLLIQREVSNLNTLLLVYLILVFLLLLSSGYIGLRIVALEEQLTSLGALPEFTLQSGYKET encoded by the exons ATGAACAGATCTTTGAGTTTGCGATTATCTCGCAGATATGGAAATCATGTGTACAG CTATGCGGTGGACGCCGGGACGATCCCCGGGAAGGTGAAGAAGGGGAAGACGAAAACTAAACTGGGAAGTAGGAAAGCTTTGAGCTTGGAGGAAAACCAGCTCGAGATTCAACAGCAGACCAAGAGCCTGAGCCGGCCGGTCCTGCCCAG GTCTCACACTCTGGATGTGGACAGACCTCTGGAGCGAAGCGAAAGCCTGAACTCTAGAAGT AGTTTCAtaaagcacaacaaaacattccACAAACTCTTCCCAGAAATCCCAGAAAGTGAGGACTTGCTACATG ccTACATCTGTGCGCTGCAGAAGGAAGTGCCTTATCACGGCCGTCTGTACATCACCGACAGCAACCTGTGCTTCTTCTCCTCTGTGCTGCTCAAGGACACCAAG GTGGTCGTTCCCGTCTCCAGCGTGAGCGTCCTGAAGAAGCAGAACACCGCGCTGCTCGTGCCCAACGCCATCTCTGTCCGGACGGCCGACGGGGAGAAG TATTTGTTCGTGTCTCTGAGGAACAGAGAAGGGTGTTACAAGCTCCTGCGCTCCATCTGTCCTCAGCTAGAG GACAGAAGTGCCAACAGCAGCCCTCTCTTCTCCTCGGCCGAGAACAGCTTCGATCAGCCCAAACTCGTG CAGAACTCGAGTCAGTCGAGTCTGGATGACTCTTTCGAGGTGGACGGGGGACGAGTTTCTCCTCAGCCGGAGCTTCCTGCCTCCAGACTCACACGAG AGAGCGCTGCTGCTGGAGCGAACCCGAGCACGAGCAGATCACTGCAGGAGCGAGAGCACAGCTCCACTGAAGAGCACACGG GAAGTTCATGGGTTTGGAACGTGACGGACAGGGCTCGATCTCTCCTGATCCAGAGGGAAGTCAGCAACCTCAACACGCTGCTCCTCGTCTACCTGATCCT GGTGTTTCTTCTCTTGTTGTCCTCTGGCTATATCGGCCTGCGTATCGTGGCCTTAGAAGAGCAGCTGACGTCTCTCGGAGCCCTTCCCGAATTCACTTTACAAAGCGG GTACAAAGAAACATAA
- the si:zfos-943e10.1 gene encoding GRAM domain-containing protein 2B isoform X1 — translation MLENKRERLKTFLRKIDESAISRIKHLMKESYAVDAGTIPGKVKKGKTKTKLGSRKALSLEENQLEIQQQTKSLSRPVLPRSHTLDVDRPLERSESLNSRSSFIKHNKTFHKLFPEIPESEDLLHAYICALQKEVPYHGRLYITDSNLCFFSSVLLKDTKVVVPVSSVSVLKKQNTALLVPNAISVRTADGEKYLFVSLRNREGCYKLLRSICPQLEDRSANSSPLFSSAENSFDQPKLVQNSSQSSLDDSFEVDGGRVSPQPELPASRLTRESAAAGANPSTSRSLQEREHSSTEEHTGSSWVWNVTDRARSLLIQREVSNLNTLLLVYLILVFLLLLSSGYIGLRIVALEEQLTSLGALPEFTLQSGYKET, via the exons ATGCTGGAAAATAAGAGGGAGAGATTGAAAACATTTCTGAGGAAGATCGACGAGAGCGCCATATCGCGAATCAAGCATTTAATGAAGGAGAG CTATGCGGTGGACGCCGGGACGATCCCCGGGAAGGTGAAGAAGGGGAAGACGAAAACTAAACTGGGAAGTAGGAAAGCTTTGAGCTTGGAGGAAAACCAGCTCGAGATTCAACAGCAGACCAAGAGCCTGAGCCGGCCGGTCCTGCCCAG GTCTCACACTCTGGATGTGGACAGACCTCTGGAGCGAAGCGAAAGCCTGAACTCTAGAAGT AGTTTCAtaaagcacaacaaaacattccACAAACTCTTCCCAGAAATCCCAGAAAGTGAGGACTTGCTACATG ccTACATCTGTGCGCTGCAGAAGGAAGTGCCTTATCACGGCCGTCTGTACATCACCGACAGCAACCTGTGCTTCTTCTCCTCTGTGCTGCTCAAGGACACCAAG GTGGTCGTTCCCGTCTCCAGCGTGAGCGTCCTGAAGAAGCAGAACACCGCGCTGCTCGTGCCCAACGCCATCTCTGTCCGGACGGCCGACGGGGAGAAG TATTTGTTCGTGTCTCTGAGGAACAGAGAAGGGTGTTACAAGCTCCTGCGCTCCATCTGTCCTCAGCTAGAG GACAGAAGTGCCAACAGCAGCCCTCTCTTCTCCTCGGCCGAGAACAGCTTCGATCAGCCCAAACTCGTG CAGAACTCGAGTCAGTCGAGTCTGGATGACTCTTTCGAGGTGGACGGGGGACGAGTTTCTCCTCAGCCGGAGCTTCCTGCCTCCAGACTCACACGAG AGAGCGCTGCTGCTGGAGCGAACCCGAGCACGAGCAGATCACTGCAGGAGCGAGAGCACAGCTCCACTGAAGAGCACACGG GAAGTTCATGGGTTTGGAACGTGACGGACAGGGCTCGATCTCTCCTGATCCAGAGGGAAGTCAGCAACCTCAACACGCTGCTCCTCGTCTACCTGATCCT GGTGTTTCTTCTCTTGTTGTCCTCTGGCTATATCGGCCTGCGTATCGTGGCCTTAGAAGAGCAGCTGACGTCTCTCGGAGCCCTTCCCGAATTCACTTTACAAAGCGG GTACAAAGAAACATAA